A single window of Caldicellulosiruptor bescii DSM 6725 DNA harbors:
- a CDS encoding ABC transporter ATP-binding protein → MIELNDIFKIYKVGEIDVYALNGVNLKIDAHEFVAIIGPSGSGKSTLMNIMGCLDVPTSGKYILDGKEVSCLSDNQLAEIRNSKIGFVFQQFNLIPQLTALENVELPLIYKGMSASKRHKIAKEALERVGLSDRINHRPRQLSGGQQQRVAIARAIVTNPSIILADEPTGNLDSKSGEEIMQIFKQLHNQGCTVVLITHDNHIASQAKRIVRIHDGKIIEDRKIA, encoded by the coding sequence ATGATAGAACTTAATGATATCTTTAAAATATACAAAGTGGGCGAAATAGATGTTTATGCTTTAAATGGAGTAAATCTTAAAATTGATGCACATGAGTTTGTTGCGATTATTGGACCTTCTGGTTCAGGAAAGTCAACATTGATGAATATAATGGGATGCCTTGACGTACCAACATCAGGAAAATACATCTTAGATGGAAAAGAAGTTAGTTGCCTTTCAGACAATCAGCTTGCAGAGATTCGAAACAGCAAGATAGGCTTTGTATTTCAGCAGTTCAATTTAATTCCACAGTTAACTGCTCTTGAGAATGTTGAACTGCCTTTAATATACAAAGGGATGTCGGCATCAAAAAGACACAAGATTGCAAAAGAAGCACTTGAACGCGTAGGGCTTTCTGACAGGATAAATCACAGACCTCGACAGCTATCTGGTGGGCAGCAACAGAGGGTTGCCATTGCAAGAGCAATTGTGACAAATCCTTCAATAATTTTAGCTGATGAACCGACGGGAAACTTAGATTCAAAATCTGGCGAAGAAATTATGCAAATTTTCAAACAACTTCATAACCAAGGATGTACTGTGGTGTTAATTACACATGACAATCACATTGCCTCTCAGGCAAAAAGGATTGTAAGAATTCATGATGGGAAAATAATAGAAGATAGAAAAATTGCTTAA